One stretch of Actinacidiphila sp. DG2A-62 DNA includes these proteins:
- a CDS encoding type 1 glutamine amidotransferase domain-containing protein, translated as MRTAFLVAPEGVEQVELTSPWQTLDDAGANPRLVSTSPGRIQAFNHLDKADTFPVDTTVAGTSAEDFDLLVLPGGVANPDFLRTDEEAVRFVRAFFDAGKPVAAICHAIWMLIEADVVRGRTLTSWPSLRTDVRNAGGTWVDERVRICSAGPNTLITSRKPDDLGAFGEAILTETRAGSVRS; from the coding sequence GTGCGCACCGCATTCCTGGTGGCCCCCGAGGGCGTCGAGCAGGTCGAACTGACCTCGCCCTGGCAGACCCTCGACGACGCGGGCGCGAACCCGCGGCTGGTGTCGACCTCCCCGGGCAGGATCCAGGCGTTCAACCACCTGGACAAGGCGGACACCTTCCCCGTCGACACCACCGTCGCCGGCACCTCCGCGGAGGACTTCGACCTGCTCGTGCTCCCCGGCGGCGTCGCCAACCCCGACTTCCTGCGCACCGACGAGGAGGCGGTCCGGTTCGTCCGGGCGTTCTTCGACGCCGGCAAGCCCGTCGCGGCGATCTGCCACGCGATCTGGATGCTGATCGAGGCGGACGTGGTGCGCGGCCGTACCCTCACCTCCTGGCCCAGCCTGCGGACCGACGTGCGCAACGCCGGCGGCACCTGGGTGGACGAGCGGGTGCGGATCTGCTCGGCGGGCCCGAACACGCTGATCACCAGCCGGAAACCCGACGACCTCGGCGCGTTCGGCGAGGCGATCCTCACCGAGACCCGCGCGGGCAGCGTCCGGAGCTGA
- a CDS encoding DUF6328 family protein — protein sequence MTDSKGPAGADTGRHETEEERADRRWGDLLQELRVAQTGVQILFGFLLTVIFQQRFTSLSDTDRHLYVVTVVLGAATTGALVGPVAMHRLLTGRKLKPETVVWASRLTVLGLLLLLCTMACSLLLVLRVAMADTGAAWLVGGVVAWFVLCWSVVPLWARHRSGPGAR from the coding sequence ATGACGGACAGCAAGGGCCCGGCCGGGGCCGACACGGGGCGGCACGAGACCGAGGAGGAGCGGGCCGACCGCCGCTGGGGCGACCTGCTCCAGGAACTGCGCGTCGCCCAGACCGGCGTGCAGATCCTGTTCGGATTCCTGCTGACGGTGATCTTCCAGCAGCGCTTCACCTCGCTGTCGGACACCGACCGGCATCTCTACGTCGTCACGGTCGTCCTCGGCGCGGCCACCACCGGGGCGCTGGTCGGCCCGGTCGCCATGCACCGGCTGCTGACCGGCCGCAAGCTCAAGCCCGAGACGGTCGTCTGGGCCTCCCGGCTCACCGTCCTCGGCCTGCTCCTGCTGCTGTGCACCATGGCGTGCTCGCTGCTGCTCGTGCTGCGCGTGGCGATGGCCGACACCGGTGCCGCGTGGCTGGTCGGCGGGGTGGTGGCGTGGTTCGTGCTGTGCTGGTCCGTGGTCCCCCTGTGGGCCAGGCACCGCAGCGGGCCCGGCGCGCGCTGA
- a CDS encoding alpha-ketoglutarate-dependent dioxygenase AlkB has translation MSHQQSSIFATGAPGLGDLTAACRTHLGHGAWIDVLPGWLSGSDDVYEDLAEHVPWREERRRMFDDVVAVPRLLAHYGEGEPLPHPVLAEARERLSAHYAEELGEPFTTAGLCHYRDGRDSVAWHGDRIGRGGTHDTMVAIVSLGAPRPLVLRPRGGGPTAVRQPLGHGDLIVMGGSCQRTWDHAVPKTRAEVGGRISVQFRTRGVR, from the coding sequence ATGAGCCATCAGCAATCGTCCATCTTCGCCACCGGAGCGCCGGGCCTCGGCGACCTGACCGCCGCATGCCGCACCCACCTCGGCCACGGCGCGTGGATAGACGTCCTGCCCGGCTGGCTCTCCGGCTCCGACGACGTCTACGAGGACTTGGCGGAGCACGTCCCCTGGCGCGAGGAGCGCCGCCGGATGTTCGACGACGTGGTCGCGGTGCCGCGGCTGCTGGCTCATTACGGGGAGGGCGAGCCGCTGCCGCACCCGGTGCTGGCCGAGGCGCGCGAACGCCTCAGCGCGCACTATGCCGAGGAGCTGGGCGAGCCCTTCACCACGGCCGGACTCTGCCACTACCGCGACGGCCGCGACAGCGTCGCCTGGCACGGCGACCGCATAGGCCGCGGCGGCACCCATGACACGATGGTCGCGATCGTGTCCCTCGGCGCCCCCAGACCCCTGGTGCTGCGCCCCCGAGGGGGCGGCCCGACGGCCGTCCGGCAGCCGCTCGGCCACGGCGACCTCATCGTCATGGGCGGCTCCTGCCAGCGCACCTGGGACCACGCCGTGCCCAAGACGCGTGCCGAGGTGGGCGGACGGATCAGCGTGCAGTTCCGCACCCGCGGGGTGCGCTGA
- a CDS encoding ATP-dependent DNA ligase, whose product MLFADVARVSAEVARTSARTRKTALLADFFRAAEPDDVPIAIAYLAGLLPQGRLGVGWAALRDRAAPAEQPSLTVRGVDAALTEVGGLSGAGSQAARRSLLQSLFAAATEREQKYLLGLLTGEVRQGALDAAAVEGLAAATAAPPAEVRRAVMLAGALEPVARALLARGPAALGEFAMTVGRPLQPMLASSAKSVEEAVAKLGPCAVEEKLDGIRVQVHREPGAVRVFTRTLDDVTARLPEVAAAAAGLPAERFILDGEVLAFDDAGRPRPFQQTAGRVGSRLDVVAAARALPLRPVFFDVLSVDGRDLLDAPYARRVEELIRLVPEELRVRRLAVADPGDTEQVTAAAGFFSRTLDRGHEGVVVKGAASPYAAGRRGASWLKVKPVHTLDLVVLAVERGHGRRAGKLSNLHLGARDEDGSFVMLGKTFKGLTDALLDWQTERLGALAVADDGYTVTVRPELVVEIAYDSVQTSPRYPAGLTLRFARVIRYREDKKPSEADTVATVRAAHGGG is encoded by the coding sequence ATGCTCTTCGCCGATGTGGCCAGGGTGTCCGCGGAGGTTGCGAGGACCTCCGCGCGGACGCGCAAGACCGCGCTGCTCGCCGACTTCTTCCGGGCCGCCGAGCCCGACGACGTGCCGATCGCCATCGCCTACCTGGCCGGCCTGCTGCCGCAGGGCAGGCTCGGGGTGGGCTGGGCGGCGCTGCGGGACCGCGCCGCTCCCGCCGAGCAGCCGTCGCTCACCGTCCGCGGCGTGGACGCGGCGCTCACCGAGGTGGGCGGGCTGTCCGGCGCGGGCTCGCAGGCCGCCCGCCGCTCGCTGCTGCAGTCGCTGTTCGCAGCGGCCACCGAACGCGAGCAGAAGTACCTGCTCGGTCTGCTCACCGGCGAGGTGCGGCAGGGCGCGCTGGACGCGGCGGCGGTGGAGGGCCTGGCCGCGGCGACGGCGGCGCCGCCCGCGGAGGTGCGCCGGGCGGTGATGCTGGCCGGCGCTCTGGAGCCGGTGGCCCGCGCGCTGCTGGCCCGCGGACCGGCCGCGCTCGGCGAGTTCGCCATGACGGTGGGCCGGCCGCTGCAGCCGATGCTGGCGAGCAGCGCGAAGAGCGTCGAGGAGGCGGTCGCCAAGCTCGGGCCGTGCGCGGTGGAGGAGAAGCTGGACGGCATCCGGGTGCAGGTGCACCGGGAGCCGGGCGCGGTGCGGGTGTTCACCCGGACGCTGGACGACGTCACGGCGCGGCTGCCGGAGGTCGCCGCGGCGGCGGCCGGGCTGCCGGCCGAGCGGTTCATCCTGGACGGCGAGGTGCTGGCCTTCGACGACGCGGGGCGGCCGCGGCCGTTCCAGCAGACCGCGGGCCGGGTGGGCTCGCGCCTGGACGTCGTCGCGGCGGCGCGGGCGCTGCCGTTGCGGCCGGTCTTCTTCGACGTGCTGTCGGTGGACGGCCGCGACCTGCTCGACGCGCCGTACGCCCGGCGCGTCGAGGAGCTGATCCGCCTGGTGCCCGAGGAGTTGCGGGTGCGGCGGCTGGCCGTGGCCGATCCGGGGGACACCGAGCAGGTGACGGCCGCGGCCGGCTTCTTCAGCCGTACGCTCGACCGCGGCCACGAGGGCGTGGTGGTCAAGGGAGCGGCGAGCCCGTACGCCGCGGGCCGGCGGGGCGCGTCCTGGTTGAAGGTGAAACCGGTGCACACGCTGGACCTGGTGGTGCTGGCGGTCGAGCGCGGCCACGGGCGGCGCGCCGGAAAGCTGTCCAACCTGCATCTGGGGGCGCGTGACGAGGACGGTTCCTTCGTGATGCTCGGCAAGACCTTCAAAGGGCTGACCGACGCGCTGCTGGACTGGCAGACCGAACGGCTGGGCGCGCTCGCGGTCGCCGACGACGGCTATACGGTGACGGTCCGCCCGGAGCTGGTGGTGGAGATCGCCTACGACAGCGTGCAGACCTCGCCCCGCTACCCGGCCGGCCTGACCCTGCGGTTCGCCCGTGTCATCCGCTACCGCGAGGACAAGAAGCCGTCGGAGGCCGACACGGTCGCGACCGTGCGGGCCGCGCACGGCGGCGGCTGA
- a CDS encoding endonuclease — MAPTQRAVVTALLDECGRTYADEAGIRLRDTPQPLYRLLVLADLLSTRIRADIAMAAARELSEAGMRDPASMARATWQQRVDALGRGGYRRYDESTATRLGEGAELAAREYGGDLRRMHERAGDDVRALREELTRFPGVGPTGADIFLREVQGVWPHIAPYLDAKALDGARRLGLPDDPAKLRRAAPDAPPEVLAAALVRVALGKDAADSVRERAGSA; from the coding sequence ATGGCCCCCACACAGCGCGCCGTGGTGACGGCGCTCCTCGACGAGTGCGGACGCACCTACGCCGACGAGGCCGGCATCCGGCTGCGCGACACGCCGCAGCCGCTGTACCGGCTGCTCGTCCTGGCCGACCTGCTGAGCACGCGGATCCGCGCGGACATCGCGATGGCCGCGGCCCGCGAGCTGAGCGAGGCGGGAATGCGCGACCCGGCGTCGATGGCGCGGGCGACCTGGCAGCAGCGGGTCGACGCGCTGGGCCGCGGCGGCTACCGGCGCTATGACGAGAGCACCGCGACCCGCCTGGGCGAGGGCGCCGAACTGGCCGCCCGCGAGTACGGCGGCGACCTGCGCCGGATGCACGAGCGGGCCGGGGACGACGTGCGGGCGCTGCGCGAGGAGCTGACGCGGTTCCCCGGCGTCGGCCCGACCGGCGCGGACATCTTCCTGCGCGAGGTCCAGGGCGTGTGGCCGCACATCGCGCCGTATCTCGACGCCAAGGCGCTGGACGGCGCGCGCCGCCTCGGCCTGCCGGACGACCCGGCGAAACTGCGCCGCGCCGCGCCCGACGCGCCTCCCGAGGTGCTCGCCGCGGCCCTGGTCCGGGTCGCCCTGGGCAAGGACGCCGCGGATTCGGTGCGCGAGCGCGCGGGGTCCGCCTGA
- a CDS encoding MFS transporter: MLADITPLREHPDFRRLWCGNTVSYLGQQMTAMAVALQVYAITGSSFYVGLVGLCSLVPLIVFGLYGGAVADVVDRRRLGLVSAFGATLLSGALAAVAIADLRYVGVLYAIVALQAVCFAMNSPARSAMIPRLLSAEQLPAANALASLAGGVGQMAGPMLGGVFVGLWGYQAAYLIDVAAFTASLYAMWRLPAMLPGDGEAGDEGTGDEATGAGKGAVGGAARNGNGGARTGGTATVRRRPSVLEGLRYLASRPNLRTTFVSDLCAMVLAQPRVLFPAVAGLWYGGGTRTVGLLAAAPAVGALLGSVFSGWLGRVRRQGFAVLVAVGSWGAAVAVFGLTRDLLLGLLFLAVAGCADTISMVFRNTMLQAAAPDDMRGRLQGVFLVVVVGGPRLGDFLAGSAADLFSPAAAVVGGGLACIAAIVLVGVLQRGFASYTARRPVA, from the coding sequence ATGCTCGCCGACATCACCCCGCTGCGCGAGCACCCCGACTTCCGGCGGCTGTGGTGCGGCAACACCGTGTCGTACCTGGGCCAGCAGATGACCGCGATGGCCGTCGCGCTCCAGGTCTACGCGATCACCGGGTCGAGCTTCTACGTCGGCCTGGTCGGCCTGTGCTCCCTCGTCCCGCTGATCGTGTTCGGGCTCTACGGCGGCGCGGTCGCCGACGTCGTGGACCGGCGCAGGCTGGGCCTGGTCAGCGCCTTCGGCGCGACGTTGCTCTCCGGCGCGCTGGCCGCCGTGGCCATCGCCGACCTGCGGTACGTGGGGGTGCTGTACGCGATCGTCGCCCTGCAGGCGGTGTGCTTCGCGATGAACTCGCCCGCGCGCTCCGCGATGATCCCCCGGCTGCTGTCGGCCGAGCAGCTCCCGGCGGCGAACGCGCTCGCGTCGCTGGCCGGCGGCGTGGGGCAGATGGCCGGGCCGATGCTCGGCGGCGTCTTCGTCGGCCTGTGGGGCTACCAGGCGGCGTACCTGATCGACGTGGCGGCGTTCACCGCCTCGCTGTACGCGATGTGGCGGCTGCCCGCGATGCTGCCCGGCGACGGGGAGGCGGGCGACGAAGGCACAGGCGACGAAGCCACGGGTGCCGGCAAGGGCGCGGTCGGCGGCGCGGCGCGGAACGGGAACGGCGGGGCGCGGACCGGCGGCACGGCCACGGTCCGCCGCAGGCCGTCGGTGCTGGAGGGGCTGCGCTACCTCGCCTCGCGCCCCAACCTGCGCACCACCTTCGTCTCCGACCTGTGCGCGATGGTGCTGGCCCAGCCGCGCGTGCTCTTCCCCGCCGTCGCGGGACTCTGGTACGGCGGCGGCACCCGCACGGTGGGCCTGCTCGCGGCGGCGCCCGCGGTCGGCGCGCTGCTCGGCAGCGTCTTCTCCGGCTGGCTCGGCCGGGTCCGGCGCCAGGGCTTCGCGGTGCTGGTCGCCGTCGGCTCGTGGGGCGCGGCCGTCGCGGTCTTCGGGCTCACCCGCGACCTGCTGCTCGGGCTGCTCTTCCTGGCCGTCGCGGGCTGCGCGGACACGATCTCCATGGTGTTCCGCAACACCATGCTCCAGGCCGCCGCGCCCGACGACATGCGCGGCCGGCTCCAGGGCGTCTTCCTCGTCGTCGTGGTGGGCGGCCCCCGGCTCGGCGACTTCCTCGCCGGCTCCGCGGCCGACCTCTTCTCGCCCGCCGCGGCCGTCGTCGGCGGCGGACTCGCCTGCATCGCCGCGATCGTCCTCGTCGGCGTGCTTCAGCGCGGGTTCGCGTCCTACACCGCGCGCCGCCCGGTCGCCTGA
- a CDS encoding DUF5133 domain-containing protein yields the protein MLMAHPTVLRTLLERYETLRAAAERGDGAGPRLERELQDTVYTLCVSTGTREISAALAAARDHVERHAFTGQPVAVEGTAA from the coding sequence ATGCTGATGGCCCACCCGACCGTACTGCGCACGCTGCTCGAACGCTACGAGACTCTCCGGGCCGCCGCCGAGCGGGGCGACGGGGCGGGACCGCGACTGGAGCGCGAACTGCAGGACACCGTCTACACGTTGTGCGTGTCGACGGGGACCAGGGAGATATCCGCGGCGCTCGCCGCGGCGCGCGACCACGTGGAGCGGCACGCGTTCACCGGGCAGCCGGTGGCCGTGGAGGGCACCGCGGCCTGA
- a CDS encoding chaplin, translating to MNKVARKGLVTAMVAGGVLGCAGYAQADAAAEGGTAGSPGVLSGNSVQVPVDVPVTVCGNTLDVVGLLNPASGVFCATPSTASPAHAAAPSAGSAHSAAPGRGGRHAGAPADEQGAPMGVVNGGPRRPSGAHAAPSADTGGAGGARAAGDTQGSSGLLSGNSVRLPIDLPVNITGNSVNVVGVGNPSTGNTGVNAEAPRPPAPAPVPEPEPVHNVPVAQTAPVEHAVAPTLAHTGADGLGGIAAASAGLLLGGAVLYRRSRAGRTSHAAALAGAAAGAAA from the coding sequence ATGAACAAGGTCGCCCGAAAGGGACTCGTCACCGCGATGGTCGCGGGCGGCGTACTGGGCTGCGCGGGCTACGCGCAGGCCGACGCGGCGGCCGAGGGCGGCACGGCGGGCTCGCCCGGCGTCCTGTCCGGCAACTCGGTGCAGGTGCCGGTGGACGTGCCGGTCACGGTGTGCGGGAACACCCTGGACGTCGTCGGCCTGCTCAACCCCGCGTCCGGCGTCTTCTGCGCCACCCCTTCCACCGCGTCGCCCGCGCACGCCGCGGCGCCGAGCGCCGGCTCGGCGCACTCCGCCGCCCCGGGCCGCGGCGGCCGGCACGCGGGTGCGCCCGCCGACGAACAGGGCGCGCCCATGGGCGTGGTGAACGGCGGCCCGCGGCGGCCCTCCGGCGCGCACGCGGCCCCGAGCGCGGACACGGGCGGCGCGGGCGGGGCCCGGGCGGCCGGTGACACGCAGGGCTCCTCCGGTCTGCTGTCCGGCAACTCGGTGCGGCTGCCGATCGACCTGCCGGTGAACATCACGGGCAACTCGGTGAACGTGGTCGGCGTCGGCAATCCGTCGACCGGCAACACCGGGGTGAACGCCGAGGCGCCGCGGCCGCCCGCGCCGGCGCCCGTGCCCGAGCCCGAGCCCGTGCACAACGTGCCGGTGGCGCAGACCGCGCCGGTCGAGCACGCGGTGGCCCCGACGCTCGCGCACACCGGCGCCGACGGCCTGGGTGGGATCGCCGCGGCGAGCGCCGGACTGCTGCTCGGCGGCGCGGTGCTCTACCGCCGCTCGCGCGCGGGCCGCACCTCGCACGCCGCCGCGCTCGCCGGCGCCGCCGCGGGAGCCGCGGCCTGA
- a CDS encoding ABC transporter ATP-binding protein: MALPHGTLSHRYRGEHPVRTLLYLFHPDRGRVGLAVLAFLGKHTPVWLLPLITANVVDVVVQHKPVSVLWWNAAVLLVILVLNLPLHLAYVRCMQGSIRRTGTRLRTALCQRMQQLSIGYHSRVSAGVLQAKVIRDVETIETAAQQTADNGLAAIATLSGGLVVIGVQAPAFLPVYLVVVPASALLVVKLRQRLRDRNEMFRQQVEQLSSRVTEMTTLIPITRAHGLENTALHRVDRTLGEVLHAGLRLDRLNGWFGSIAWILLNAIGVACLAGSALVAYYGWLSVTPGTVVMLSAYFSSLTGSVTTLLTLTPQIGKGLESVRSIGEVLQAPDLEQNDGKAAVAGVVGRFEFRGVEHTYPDSDRPSITGFDLDVRPGETIALVGGSGAGKSTVLNLVIGFLRPTRGRILLDGVDMETMDLRDYRSWLSVVPQESILFEGSIRENVTYGMPDGVPEETVRAALRDANALEFIDRLPQGLDTVVGERGARLSGGQKQRLAIARALIRDPRVLILDEATSALDSRSEALVQQALTRLVRGRTVFVVAHRLSTIRNADRIVVLDEGRIAEIGSHAELLRGGGAYAGLQAAQLA, encoded by the coding sequence ATGGCGTTGCCGCACGGCACGCTCAGCCACCGCTATCGTGGCGAGCACCCCGTCCGTACCCTCCTCTACCTCTTCCACCCCGACCGCGGCCGGGTGGGCCTGGCGGTGCTGGCCTTCCTCGGCAAGCACACGCCCGTCTGGCTGCTGCCGCTGATCACGGCGAACGTCGTGGACGTGGTGGTCCAGCACAAGCCGGTGTCGGTGCTGTGGTGGAACGCCGCGGTGCTGCTGGTGATCCTCGTGCTCAACCTGCCGCTGCACCTGGCGTACGTGCGGTGCATGCAGGGGTCGATCCGGCGCACCGGGACCCGGCTGCGCACCGCGCTGTGCCAGCGCATGCAGCAGTTGTCCATCGGCTACCACTCGCGGGTCAGCGCGGGCGTGCTGCAGGCGAAGGTGATCCGCGACGTCGAGACCATAGAGACCGCGGCCCAGCAGACCGCGGACAACGGCCTGGCGGCCATCGCCACGCTCTCCGGCGGCCTGGTGGTGATCGGCGTCCAGGCGCCCGCCTTCCTGCCGGTCTACCTGGTGGTGGTGCCCGCCTCGGCGCTGCTGGTGGTCAAGCTGCGGCAGCGGCTGCGCGACCGCAACGAGATGTTCCGCCAGCAGGTCGAGCAACTGTCCTCGCGGGTCACCGAGATGACCACGCTGATACCGATCACCCGGGCGCACGGCCTGGAGAACACCGCGCTGCACCGGGTGGACCGCACCCTGGGCGAGGTGCTGCACGCCGGGCTGCGGCTGGACCGGCTGAACGGCTGGTTCGGGTCGATCGCCTGGATCCTGCTCAACGCGATCGGCGTGGCGTGCCTGGCCGGCTCCGCGCTGGTCGCCTACTACGGCTGGCTGAGCGTCACCCCGGGCACCGTGGTGATGCTCAGCGCCTACTTCTCCAGCCTCACCGGCTCGGTGACGACGCTGCTGACGCTGACCCCGCAGATCGGCAAGGGCCTGGAGTCGGTGCGGTCGATCGGCGAGGTGCTGCAGGCGCCGGACCTGGAGCAGAACGACGGCAAGGCCGCGGTGGCCGGTGTGGTCGGGCGGTTCGAGTTCCGCGGCGTGGAGCACACCTACCCCGACAGCGACCGGCCGTCGATCACCGGCTTCGACCTGGACGTGCGGCCCGGCGAGACCATCGCGCTGGTCGGCGGCTCGGGCGCGGGCAAGTCCACGGTGCTCAACCTGGTGATCGGCTTCCTGCGGCCGACCCGCGGCCGGATCCTGCTGGACGGCGTGGACATGGAGACCATGGACCTGCGCGACTACCGCAGCTGGCTGTCGGTGGTGCCGCAGGAGTCGATCCTGTTCGAGGGCAGCATCCGGGAGAACGTCACCTACGGGATGCCGGACGGCGTACCGGAGGAGACGGTGCGCGCGGCGCTGCGGGACGCCAACGCGCTGGAGTTCATCGACCGGCTGCCGCAGGGCCTGGACACGGTGGTCGGCGAGCGCGGCGCCCGGCTGTCCGGCGGCCAGAAGCAGCGGCTGGCGATCGCCCGCGCGCTGATCCGCGACCCTCGGGTGCTGATCCTGGACGAGGCGACGTCGGCGCTGGACTCGCGCTCCGAGGCGCTGGTCCAGCAGGCGCTGACCCGGCTGGTGCGCGGTCGTACGGTCTTCGTGGTGGCGCACCGGCTGTCCACGATCAGGAACGCGGACCGGATCGTGGTGCTGGACGAGGGCCGGATCGCCGAGATCGGCTCGCACGCCGAACTGCTGCGCGGCGGCGGCGCCTACGCGGGTCTGCAGGCGGCACAGCTCGCCTGA
- the pgm gene encoding phosphoglucomutase (alpha-D-glucose-1,6-bisphosphate-dependent), with the protein MPHERAGQPAGPDDLVDVPRLVTAYYALHPEPGDPAQAVAFGTSGHRGSSLATAFNEDHIAATSQAICDYRARQGTDGPLFLGADTHALSEPARVTALEVFAANGVTVLIDTHDGYTPTPAVSHAILTHNRGRTQALADGVVVTPSHNPPTDGGFKYNPPTGGPAASDATGWIQDRANKLIAGGLSGVRRVPYRRALAADTTGRHDFLGHYVDDLPSVLDLEAVRRAGVRIGADPLGGASVAYWGRIAERHGLDLTVVNPAADPTWRFMTLDWDGKIRMDCSSPYAMASLIDRKDDYQVATGNDADADRHGIVTPDGGLMNPNHYLAVAIDYLIGHRDRWGPELAVGKTLVSSSMIDKVVAGLGRPLTEVPVGFKWFVDGLIGGTLAFGGEESAGASFLRRDGSVWTTDKDGILLALLAAEITAVTGRTPSQAYAELTARFGAPSYARIDAPADREQKAVLAKLSAEQVPARELAGEPVTAILTEAPGNGAALGGIKVCTDNAWFAARPSGTEDVYKVYAESFLGDDHLARVQQEAKAIVADALGG; encoded by the coding sequence ATGCCGCACGAGCGTGCCGGACAGCCGGCCGGGCCCGACGACCTGGTGGACGTTCCCCGCCTGGTCACCGCCTACTACGCTCTGCACCCCGAACCCGGGGACCCGGCGCAGGCGGTGGCCTTCGGCACCTCCGGACACCGCGGGTCGTCCCTGGCCACCGCCTTCAACGAGGACCACATCGCCGCCACCAGCCAGGCCATCTGCGACTACCGGGCCCGGCAGGGCACCGACGGGCCGCTGTTCCTCGGCGCCGACACCCACGCCCTGTCCGAGCCGGCCCGGGTCACCGCACTGGAGGTGTTCGCCGCCAACGGCGTCACCGTGCTGATCGACACGCACGACGGCTACACCCCGACCCCGGCCGTCTCGCACGCGATCCTCACCCACAACCGCGGCCGCACCCAGGCCCTGGCCGACGGCGTCGTGGTCACCCCCTCGCACAACCCGCCCACCGACGGCGGCTTCAAGTACAACCCGCCCACCGGCGGCCCGGCCGCCTCCGACGCCACCGGCTGGATCCAGGACCGGGCCAACAAGCTGATCGCCGGCGGCCTGTCCGGCGTGCGCCGCGTCCCCTACCGCCGCGCGCTGGCCGCCGACACCACCGGGCGCCACGACTTCCTCGGCCACTACGTCGACGACCTGCCCTCGGTGCTCGACCTGGAGGCGGTGCGCCGCGCCGGGGTGCGCATCGGCGCCGACCCGCTCGGCGGCGCCTCGGTCGCCTACTGGGGGCGGATCGCCGAACGCCACGGGCTGGACCTGACCGTCGTCAACCCGGCCGCCGACCCCACCTGGCGGTTCATGACGCTGGACTGGGACGGCAAGATCCGGATGGACTGCTCCTCGCCGTACGCGATGGCCTCGCTGATCGACCGCAAGGACGACTACCAGGTCGCCACCGGCAACGACGCCGACGCCGACCGGCACGGCATCGTCACCCCCGACGGCGGCCTGATGAACCCCAACCACTACCTGGCCGTCGCCATCGACTACCTGATCGGGCACCGCGACCGGTGGGGACCCGAACTCGCCGTGGGCAAGACCCTGGTGTCCTCCTCGATGATCGACAAGGTCGTCGCCGGGCTCGGCCGCCCGTTGACCGAGGTCCCGGTCGGCTTCAAGTGGTTCGTGGACGGCCTGATCGGCGGCACCCTCGCCTTCGGCGGCGAGGAGTCGGCCGGCGCGTCCTTCCTGCGCCGCGACGGCAGCGTGTGGACCACCGACAAGGACGGCATCCTGCTGGCGCTGCTCGCCGCCGAGATCACCGCGGTGACCGGCCGCACCCCCTCGCAGGCCTACGCGGAGCTGACGGCGAGGTTCGGCGCCCCCTCGTACGCGCGCATCGACGCGCCCGCCGACCGCGAGCAGAAGGCGGTGCTGGCCAAGCTGTCCGCCGAGCAGGTGCCGGCCCGTGAGCTGGCCGGCGAGCCGGTCACCGCGATCCTCACCGAGGCCCCGGGCAACGGCGCGGCGCTCGGCGGCATCAAGGTCTGCACGGACAACGCCTGGTTCGCCGCCCGCCCCTCCGGCACCGAGGACGTCTACAAGGTCTACGCCGAGTCCTTCCTCGGCGACGACCACCTGGCCCGGGTGCAGCAGGAGGCGAAGGCGATCGTCGCCGACGCGCTCGGCGGCTGA